The region CGGCTGGTACAGGGCGGCGGGCAGGCCAAAGAAGGATGGCGGGCCCAGAGTCGTCCCCTTGAGCGAGCCGCCCGCATTCAAGCCCTTGTTGATGGCCGACAGCAGGGAGCTGCGGTCGGCCAGGTTTTGCATCAGCGCGCGCGGGCCGTTGTGGAAGGTGTGCTGGGCGATGTCCACGGCGACGACAAAGATCGGTTCGCGGCGCATGGGGAACTCCACCCACTCGCCGTCCTCGTCCTGGGCGCAGAAGGTATCGGGCAGGGTCATGGTATCGGCGTCGGGCAGGTGCGACGCCAGCACCAGGCCGAAGGCTTCCGGCACCACGTCGGCCAGGCGGCGCACGGTGAGGTCGTCCTGCACCAGTAACCGTACTTGCGCTTCCACCGCGTCTTCGGCGTCGGGCTGGGCGCCGAGGATTTTCACGGCCTGGTAAATCAGGTCGGACGAGAGTGCTTCCATCAAATCTTGCATCAAATCATCTCCAGGATCATGGCGACGATTTCGTCGCCGTACGAGGCCAGTTTTTTCTCGCCCACGCCGCTCACGCCGCGCATCTGCTCGAGCGAAGTGGGCTTGGCCTTGGCGATTTCGCGCAGGGTGGCGTCGACGAAAATCACGTAGGCCGGCACGTTGTGCGTGCGTGCCGTCTCCACGCGCCACCAGCGCAGCTTGTCGAAGATCGCTTGCTCGCTGGTCGACAGGTCCGTCTCGACATAGCCTTTCGCCACGCTGGTGCTGCGCTTGCTGGTTTTCACCGGTTTCTGGTACTGGCGCAGCTGCACTTTCTGGCCGCCCTTGAGCACGGGGCGCGAGGCGTCCGTCAGTTTCAGCGAGCTGTATTGTTCATGGTCAACCGAGACGAGGCCCAGCGCGATGGCCTGGCGCAGGATCGACTTCCACTCCGCTTCGCCCAGGTCCGAGCCGATGCCGAACACGGACAGCGTATCGTGGTGCCAGGTCTTGATGCGTTCGGACTCCACGCCGCGCAGCACGTCGATCACGTGGCCGCCGGCGAAGCGCTGGTCGACGCGGTAGATGGCCGACAGCAGTTTTTGCACTGGCACCGTGCCGTCGAACGACACGGGCGGCACCAGGCAGGTGTCGCAATTGCCGCAGGGCGAAGCCGGTTCGCCGAAGTATTCGAGCAGGCGCATGCGGCGGCAGCTCAGCGTTTCGCACAGGCCCAGCATGGCATCGAGCTTGACGCCGAGCACGCGCTTGAAGGTGTCGTCCGCTTCCGATTCGTCGATCATGCGCCGCTGCAGCACCACGTCCTGCAAACCATACGCCATCCAGGCGTTGGCGGCCATGCCGTCGCGTCCCGCGCGTCCCGTTTCCTGATAATAGCCCTCGATGCTTTTCGGCAGATCCAGATGCGCGACGAAGCGCACGTCGGGCTTGTCGATGCCCATGCCGAAGGCGATGGTGGCGACCATGACGATGTTTTCCTCACGCAGGAAGCGTGCCTGGTTGGCGCTGCGCTTGGCGTACTCCATGCCGGCGTGATAGGGCAGGGCGCGGATGCCGCTCTGGTTCAGGAATTCCGCCGTTTCCTCGACTTTTTTGCGCGACAGGCAGTAGACGATGCCGCAGTCGCCCGTGTGTTCCGTGTTGATGAAGTCGAGCAGCTGCTTGCGGCCGTTGGCCTTTTCCACGATCTGGTAGCGGATGTTCGGACGGTCGAACGACGAGACGAACTGGCGCGCATCGTCGAGCTGCAGGCGCAGGGCGATTTCGGCGCGCGTCTGCGGGTCGGCGGTGGCCGTCAGGGCGATGCGCGGCACGTCGGGGAACTGCTCGTGCAGCACCGACAGCTTGATGTATTCGGGACGGAAGTCGTGGCCCCACTGGGCCACGCAATGGGCTTCGTCGATGGCGAACAGGGCGATCTTGGAGGCCTGGAACAGGTCCAGGCAGCGCTGCGTCATCAGCCGCTCCGGCGCCACGTAGACCAGGTCGATCTGGCCCGTGCGTACCAGGCGCTCGATGCGGCTGGCCTCTTCGTAGGTCTGGGTGGAATTGAGGAAGGCGGCGCGCACGCCGACTTCGGCCAGCGCGTCGACCTGGTCCTGCATCAGCGCGATCAGCGGCGAGATGACGACGCCGACGCCATCGCGCAGCAGCGCGGGTATCTGATAGCACAGCGACTTGCCGCCGCCGGTGGGCATCAGTACCAGCGCGTCGCCGCCGTGGCTGACGTGGTCGACGATGTCGGCTTGCTGGCCACGGAAGGCCGGGTAGCCGAAAACGGTCTGCAGCAGGTCGAGCGCGCGCTGGTTAAGATCTTGATTCATAGTGCCTTATTCTGCCCAAACAACCCAGCCGTAGTGGGCGCTGGCCAACACCAGCAGGCCAAACACGATGCGGTACCAGGCAAAAAACGTGAAGTCGTGCGAGCTGATGTAGCGCAACAGCCAGCGCACGCACAGGAAGGCGGAGACAAAGGCGGCCACGGTGCCCAGGCCAAACAGGGGCACGTCGGTGGCCGACAGGATGTCGCGCGCTTTGTATAGCGAATAGAAGGTGGCGGCCAGCAGGGTGGGGATCGCCAGGAAGAACGAGAATTCGGTGGCCGTCTTGCGCGACAGGCCCAGCAGCATGCCGCCGATGATGGTCGAACCGGAGCGGCTGGTGCCGGGTATCAGCGCGAACGCCTGCGCGCAGCCCACTTTCAGGGCGTCGAACGGCGTCATTTCATCGACCGAGTTGACGCGCACGGTGACCGGGTTGGTGCGCGCGCGGCGTTCCACCAGCAAAATCACGATGCCGCCGATGATGAAGGCCATGGCGACGGGCACGGGCTTGAACAGCGCGTGCTTGATCATCTTGCCGATGGCCAGGCCGATGATGGCCAGCGGAAGGAAGGCGATGGCGACGTTCAGCACGAACTTGCGCGATTTTGCCTCGCTGCCGAAGGTGGTCAGCACGCTGCCGATGCGCTGGCGGTATTCCCAGCAGACGGCCAGGATGGCGCCGGCCTGGATGGCGATCTCGAAGACATCCATGACCTCTTTCGATACATCCTTGGTAAAGTCGAGCAGGCTGCCGGCCAGGATCAGGTGTCCGGTGGAAGAAATCGGCAAGAATTCGGTAAAGCCTTCGACCAGCCCCATGATGATGGCTTTTAACGCAAGAATGAGATCCATAGATGTATAAATGGGTATAAGTGACAGGATGGGGTGACCGCGTGACGCCAGCAATGCGCGCGGGGTCGAAGCTTACCACGAGAGAGGCCCGTGCTCCGGGTTTGGCTGCTGGCGGGCGGCGGTTTTTTAGCGTCGCCGCCAGGCGAGGGGAGGGGTCAGGCGCTCTGTTTGGCAGGCGCGGCCAGGCGCGCGCTGGCGGCCACCAGCAGCAGGGCGGCGCCCAGCATGCTGAAGGCGATATTCAGGCTGGTGGCATGGGCGACGAAGCCGATCACGGCCGGACCGGCCAGGATGCCCGCATAGCCGATGGTGGTGATGGCCGCCACGGCCAGGCTGGCCGGCATGGCGCTCTGGTTGCCGGCCGCCGTAAACAGGATGGGCACGATGTTCGCCGCGCCCAGGCCGATCAGCACGAAGCCGGCCATGGCCAGGCTGGCATGCGGCGCCAGCACGGCCAGGAAGAAGCCGCTGGCCGCGCACAGGCCGCCGAAAGTAAGCACACGCTTGCCGCCAAAGCGGCTGACTACCTTGTCGCCCGTGAAGCGGCCCACCGTCATGGCGATGGCGAAGGCGGCGTAGCCGAGACCGCCCTTGGCTTCTTCCACGCCGCGCGTGGTGGTGAGGAACAGGGCGCTCCAGTCGAGGATGGCGCCTTCGGCCAGGAAGACGATAAAGCACAGCAGGCCGATGAAGATGACGGCGCCGTGCGGCATGACGAACAGCGGCGTCTTTTCGCCCGTGGCCGAGGCGGTCGGCAGCAAGTGGCCCTGGGCCGCGCCCAGCACGCCGCACAGCAGCAGCATCACCACCACGCACGACCAGGCGGGCGTCAGGCCCAGCCACAGCAGCAGGGCCATGCAGGCGGCGCCGGCGAAGCCGCCCACGCTGAACAGCGCATGAAAGCCCGACATCATGGCGCCGCCATTGGCTTTTTCGATGATCACGGCCTGGATATTGATGGCCACGTCGAAGGTGCCCATGGCCGCGCCGAAGACCAGCAGCACCAGGCCCAGTTGCAGCGGGCTGGCGGCCAGCGCCAGGCCGGGCAGGATGGCGGTCAGGAGCAGGCCGGCGCTGACGATGACCTTGCGGCAGCCGAAGCGCGCCGACAGCATGCCCGTAAACGGCATCGCGCACAGCGAGCCGGCGCCCAGGCACAGCAGCAAGATGCCCAAGGTGGCTTCATCGAGGCCCAGGCGCGACTTGGCGTAGGGCACCAGCGGCGCCCAGGCGGCCATGCCGAGGCCGGCGGCAAAGAAGACCAGGCGCGTGGCGCGTTGTTGCAGGGTACCGGTAAGGTGCATGGGAGTGTTTCCAGAGTCAGGTGTGAATAAATGTCAGGCGCGGGCGCGCAGTACCTGCACGCCCAGCCGCTCAAAGGCGGCCGCGTGGGCCGCGTCGGCATCCGCTTCCAGCACCAGGTGCTGCAGCAAGCCCGTGGCCAGCACGCCAAATGGCGCGGCCGTGCCCAGCTTGTCGCTGGTGACGGCCACGACGACGGCCTTGCTGGCGCCGGCGATGCTGCGCTTGAATTCGGCCTCGTCGTAATTGAACGCCGTCACGCCCGCGCCCGCATCGGCGCCGCAAGCACCGAGGAAGCACAGGTCGGGATGCATGCGCTCCACGGTGCGCAGTGCCTGCGGACCCAGGCTGGCGCCGGCGCGGCGGTCGACGCGGCCGCCAGCCATGATCAGCTCGATCTCGGGGCGCTCCATCAGCAGCATGGCGATGGCCGGAGCGTTGGTGACGACAGTGAGCGCCAACTCTGGCAAGGCGCCGGCGATGGCCAGGTTGGTCGACCCCGCATCCAGGAACAGCACCTGGCCGGCGCGCACGAGGGACACGGCGGCCTGCGCCAGCCGTTCCTTGCGCTCGGGCGCTGCCTGCTTGCGCTGCGTCAGGCTGCCGCCGTCGGGCGCCAGTGGCAGGGCGCCGCCATACACGCGCTGGCACAGGCCGGCCGCCGCCATGTCGCGCAAGTCGCGCCGTATCGTGTCTTCGGACACGTCGAGCTGGCGCGCCAGGTCCAGCGCCAGCACGCGCCCATCGGCCTGCAATTGTTGCTGGATCAGCGCATGGCGTTGTTTGAGGAGCAGGGTGGTGGACATGGGTTTGGTTTAAAACGTGCAGGAATGTGCATAAATATACGCAAACGTGCATTCCGGGTCAACGTTTTTCGTCGTTGGCGGCGAGATTACCTTCCTTCAGGGGCCACATAGTTGGCTATCGCTGCATCTCTACGGCTTACACTGGCTGGGGAATGAACAGCTATGGCGGGAAATGCTCAAATGAAATACTCGGGAAAAATAGTGCTGCTATCGCGTACGGCGTACCTGCCAGGTCGCGACGACGGTTTTCTGCGCCAGTTGTGCGACGCGCGGATAGAACTCTTCTGCGTCCTCGGTGTCGATGCCCAGGCATGGGAAGACGCGCTCGACTGGATGTGCATCGGCGAAGACGGCCAGGGCCGGCACTGCATCGTCACGACGTCGCATCGGGATGAGTCGCTCGCGCAGGTGATTGACTTTGCGCAGCGTTTTGACACCCGCATGGCGCATGCCGTGCAAGTGATCGAACGTTGAGTTGTTGTTCTGGCGCCTGCCAGGAGGGCACTTTGCGCGCTCAGGCTGGCGCGGTCGCCCGTTCGAGTGCGTCGAGCCAGCGGATGGCGTGTGCGCGGCTGCTGCCGCACATCTCCTCGGACGGCTGCAAGCCGCCGCAAAACGCGGGCCGTTCCGGCTGGCCGAAGATGCGGCAGCGGTTGTCGTCGGCCAGTTGCACGCAGCGCACGCCCGCCGGCTTTCCATTCGGCATGCCGGGAATCGGGCTGGTGATGGACGGTGCGGTGCAGCAGGCGCCGCAGGACGGGCGGCATGCCAGGGAGACGGCGGGGGACGGCATGGCGGTGGGCTGAGTAGGGATAGAGGCCGACAGTATAGCAAGCCGGCCCCGGTGCGCCGCCGGGAACGCCTTTAGCGCACGATGCTGACGCGCTTGCCCGACAGGGTGCGGCGGGCCGGATCGCCATGCACGGTGATGCGGCCGGAACCGCTGGCGCGGGCATTGACTTCATTCTGGACGGTGACATCGATGTCGCCGGAACCGTTGCTCGCCAGATAGGCAACGTCGCTGCGCAGGGCAGCCAGGTTGATGTCACCGGAGCCATTCACGTTGGCGTCGAGGCGCTGCACGGCGCCGCTGGCGCTGATGCTGCCCGAGCCGTTGACGGCCACGTTGATGCGTTCGCCGCGCATGTTGCCCAACTGGATGCTGCCCGAACCGTTCTGGACCGCGTCCGTGTTGCCGCTGGCGAGGGCCGCCGCATTGATGCTGCCTGAGCCATTATTGGCCACGTCGAAGCGCCCCACCGTGCCCGACAATTCGCTCTTCATCGAACCGCGCTGCTCCAGGCTGAAGTCTTCTCCATTGAAACCGCTGGCCACCAGACGGCCAGAGCCGGAGATGCTGATCTTCTTCAATTGCGGCGTCGTGTAAATGACGTGGATGCCATTGCTGCTGCGAATGTTCGTGTCGCTCCAGATGCGCAGGGTATTGCCGCTCACTTCGCTATGGATGCGCGGCTGCAGATTGCTGTCCGCCTCGATCACCAGCGACGTTGCCGGCCCGACGCGCACGTCGATCTTGAGATCGATGCGCTTCATGCTGTCGATGTCGAGCGTGTTGATGTTGCTGACCTGGCGCACGTCGCGGCTTACTTGTTCGTTGCCCTGGATGGCATTGCCACCGGAATCGGCGTAGCGTACTTCGCCGTCGTTCGGGTTGATGACGATGGCGCAGCCGCCAAGGGCAACGGCACAGCACAGGGCCAGCAAAGTACGCATGGTGTTTCCTTTTTGATTGTTTTAACCGCGGAATAAGAAAAAGCCGGCTGCCGCGCCGCGGCTGCCGTGCTGTCGATGAGAAGATAGCAAAGCCGATATGTTTGCTAAGGGGAAATGCGATGAACTGCGCAAAACGCGGGTTGAACTGCATGCAGGCCTGTCCGAAGCCATGCCTGTCCTTGCCTGGTGTGGCCGGTGGACGCGGCCGGTGGCGGCCCGGAGGGTACAATGCAGTCACTTCGATGCCAGGCGAGGTGTCCCGTGCGGCCGTTGCAGGCCGGCGCTTGACCTTCCCTGTAGACAAGTCTAATATTAATGACTCAAAAGTAAGTTACCCGGAATGACACATGCACGCCCCGATTGATACCAAGCCCCGCTGGGAGCGGCGCAAGGATGCCCGCCCACAGGAGTTGCTCGCCGCCGCCCTCGACCTGTTCGTCGAACGCGGCTTCGCGTCGACGCGCCTGGAGGATGTGGCCAAGCGGGCCGGCGTGTCGAAGGGGACCTTGTATCTGTACTTTGAGAATAAGCAAGAGCTGTTCAAGGCCGTGGTGCGCGACAATATCGTGCATTCCATCGGCGAGGCGGAAGACAGCCTGGCCGCTTCCGACAGCAGCAGTGCCGAGTTGTTGCGCAGCATGATGATGCAGTGGTGGGAAGAGTTTGGCGCCACCAAGCTGGCCGGCTTGACCAAGCTGATGCTGGCCGAGGCGAACAATTTCCCGGAACTGGCGCAGTTTTACAACGAAGAAGTGGTCGCGCGCGGCAATGCGCTGATCACCACCCTGCTGGAACGGGGCATGCGCCGCGGCGAATTCCGCCAGGTCGATCCCGTGCTGGTCAGCGCCATCCTGAGCGCGCCCGTCACCATGCTGATGATGTGGACGCATTCCTTCCTGCCGTGCGAGGTCAAGAATATTGATCCTGTCGCGTACATGGATGCCTTTCTCGACATGAGCTTGCGCAGCCTGCAGGTGGAGGCGCCCGGGAAAAGCTGATGCGCGGGGCCGGCCGCTACCGTTCAGTTGCCCCTTTCCAAGGTTCGCCCCCCCAAATCTGCAGATCGTCGCAAATTTCCTCCATCCCCCGTCTTTATGGTTAACATGTGCTTTCAGCCAGTTCAACGATAAAATGGCGGATTATTACTTCACTTACCGAGTCCAAAGATGAATATCGAACAAGCCCGCTTCAATATGATCGAACAGCAAATCCGTCCATGGGACGTACTGGATCTCGACGTGCTGGAGCTGTTGAACGTGGTCAAGCGTGAAGATTTCGTGCCGGCCGCCTATAAAAACCTGGCCTTCGTCGATACTGAAATCCCACTGGGCGGCGGCGAAAGCATGTTCACGCCGAAGCTGGAAGCGCGTATTTTGCAGGACGTTGCCGTTAAAAAGCACGAAAATGTGCTGGAAATCGGCACCGGCAGCGGCTACATGGCGGCGTTGCTGGCGCACAAGGCGCGTCACGTGACGAGCGTGGAAATCGTGCCCCAATTGAAAACCCTGGCCGAGCAGAACCTGGCCGCCAACGGCGTCACGAATGTCACCGTGGAGCTGGGCGATGGCGCCCAGGGCTGGAGCAAGGGTGCGCCCTACGATGTGATCGTCGTTTCCGGCGCCCTGTCCGTGTTGCCGGAAGCACTGTTGCAACAAGTAAAAGTGGGCGGCCGCATCCTGGCCATCATCGGCGAAGCACCGATCATGTCGGCACACCTGATCACCCGCAGCTCGGACAAGGCCTACGATACGCGCAAGCTGTTCGAGACCAATGTGACGCCGCTGCAAGCCGTCGCGCCGTCGCACTTCCAGTTCTGAGACGACGGAGATTCGATGGAGCATTTGAGCGCACCGCAGCTGGCCGCCTGGCTGGCTGATACCACCCGCCCGCGTCCCTTCCTGCTGGATGTGCGCGAGCAGTGGGAGTTTGAGCTGTGCCACCTCGACGGCGCCACCCTGATGCAGATGAATTCGATTCCGGCGCGCATCGACGACCTCGATGAAGATGCCGAGATCGTCTGCATCTGCCACCACGGCGCGCGCAGCATGCAAGTGGCCGCCTTCCTGGAACGCAATGGTTTTGGCAAGATCAGTAATTTGACGGGCGGCGTTCATGCCTGGGCTGTGCAAGTCGACAGCGCAATGCCTAAATACTAAGTTATTTTGCAGTAGATGCACCCAGGCATGCTTTCCCGCATGCCTGCGGATGCCTGTACCCCGCTCCTACCCGGACGGGCGCAAGGCAAGCTGTAGCAGATTTTTGATTCCATCAACTTTTGACGACTCCAACGGAGAAATGCAATGCGGAAACCCCTTATCGCCGTGCTGATGACCAGCGCTTTTTTCTCGCTCAACACACAGGCGGCCGATCTCATCCAGGTGTACCAGCAGGCGCTGGCCAACGACGCGCAGTATGCCAGCGCGCGCGCGGCCCTGTCGGCCGGGATGGAGCGGGTACCGCAGGGGCTGTCAGGCTTGCTGCCGCAAATCTCCGCATCGGGCACGAATACGCGCGGCAACCAGGAACCCATTGCCCTGATCAATGGCAACAAGATCACCATGCCGACCGTCAGCGTGCACACGAATACCTACAACCTGACCCTGGCGCAACCGCTGTTCCGCTGGGATCGCTGGGAAACCTATCAGCAAAGCAAGCTGGCGCAGGCCATCGCCGAAGCGCAATTTGCACAAGTGCAGCAAGACCTGATCACGCGCGTGGCGCAAGCGTATTTCGACGTGCTCAGCGCACAAGACAACCTGGGCGCGACGCAGGCGCAAAAGGTGGCCACGACGGAGCAGCTGGCATCGGCCAAGCGCAACTTCGAAGTCGGCACGCAAACGATTACCGACACGCATGAAGCGCAAGCGGCCTACGACCTGGTGGTGGCGCAGGAATTTGCCGCCATCAATGACCTGGCCAACAAGCGCAGCGCCCTGCAAACCATCATCGGCGAAGCGCCGACCGCGCTGGCGCCGATGCGCACGGGCGTGGTCATCAGCGCGCCGGAACCGGCCGCCATCGAGCCGTGGGTATCGTCCGCCGAAGAGCAGAACTATGGCGTCGTCACGGCCCAGTTCAACGTGGAATCGGCCAAGCGCGATATCGGCCGCAACCGTGCCGGCCACTATCCGACCCTGGACCTGATCGCCAACACGGGCCACACCTACACCACGGGCGGCGGCGGCGGCGCCAACAACAACGCCATCGGCGTGCAGTGGAGCATCCCGATCTTCAGCGGCTTCGCCGTCACCAGCAAGGTGCGCGAATCGATCGCGCTGGAAAACAAGGCCCGCAACGACCTGGAAACGGCACGCCGCACGGCATCGCAGGGCGCGCGCCAGGCTTTCCTCGGCGTCAACAGCGGCCTGGCCCAGGTGAAGGCGCTGGAAGCGGCGGAAGTGTCGAGCAAATCGGCGCTGGAATCGAACCAGCTTGGCTATCAAGTGGGCGTGCGCATCAATATCGACGTCTTGAATGCGCAGAAACAACTGTTTTCG is a window of Janthinobacterium sp. 1_2014MBL_MicDiv DNA encoding:
- a CDS encoding protein-L-isoaspartate O-methyltransferase family protein → MNIEQARFNMIEQQIRPWDVLDLDVLELLNVVKREDFVPAAYKNLAFVDTEIPLGGGESMFTPKLEARILQDVAVKKHENVLEIGTGSGYMAALLAHKARHVTSVEIVPQLKTLAEQNLAANGVTNVTVELGDGAQGWSKGAPYDVIVVSGALSVLPEALLQQVKVGGRILAIIGEAPIMSAHLITRSSDKAYDTRKLFETNVTPLQAVAPSHFQF
- a CDS encoding YkgJ family cysteine cluster protein; translated protein: MPSPAVSLACRPSCGACCTAPSITSPIPGMPNGKPAGVRCVQLADDNRCRIFGQPERPAFCGGLQPSEEMCGSSRAHAIRWLDALERATAPA
- a CDS encoding head GIN domain-containing protein, translating into MRTLLALCCAVALGGCAIVINPNDGEVRYADSGGNAIQGNEQVSRDVRQVSNINTLDIDSMKRIDLKIDVRVGPATSLVIEADSNLQPRIHSEVSGNTLRIWSDTNIRSSNGIHVIYTTPQLKKISISGSGRLVASGFNGEDFSLEQRGSMKSELSGTVGRFDVANNGSGSINAAALASGNTDAVQNGSGSIQLGNMRGERINVAVNGSGSISASGAVQRLDANVNGSGDINLAALRSDVAYLASNGSGDIDVTVQNEVNARASGSGRITVHGDPARRTLSGKRVSIVR
- a CDS encoding MFS transporter produces the protein MHLTGTLQQRATRLVFFAAGLGMAAWAPLVPYAKSRLGLDEATLGILLLCLGAGSLCAMPFTGMLSARFGCRKVIVSAGLLLTAILPGLALAASPLQLGLVLLVFGAAMGTFDVAINIQAVIIEKANGGAMMSGFHALFSVGGFAGAACMALLLWLGLTPAWSCVVVMLLLCGVLGAAQGHLLPTASATGEKTPLFVMPHGAVIFIGLLCFIVFLAEGAILDWSALFLTTTRGVEEAKGGLGYAAFAIAMTVGRFTGDKVVSRFGGKRVLTFGGLCAASGFFLAVLAPHASLAMAGFVLIGLGAANIVPILFTAAGNQSAMPASLAVAAITTIGYAGILAGPAVIGFVAHATSLNIAFSMLGAALLLVAASARLAAPAKQSA
- a CDS encoding undecaprenyl-diphosphate phosphatase, translating into MDLILALKAIIMGLVEGFTEFLPISSTGHLILAGSLLDFTKDVSKEVMDVFEIAIQAGAILAVCWEYRQRIGSVLTTFGSEAKSRKFVLNVAIAFLPLAIIGLAIGKMIKHALFKPVPVAMAFIIGGIVILLVERRARTNPVTVRVNSVDEMTPFDALKVGCAQAFALIPGTSRSGSTIIGGMLLGLSRKTATEFSFFLAIPTLLAATFYSLYKARDILSATDVPLFGLGTVAAFVSAFLCVRWLLRYISSHDFTFFAWYRIVFGLLVLASAHYGWVVWAE
- a CDS encoding TetR/AcrR family transcriptional regulator, which produces MHAPIDTKPRWERRKDARPQELLAAALDLFVERGFASTRLEDVAKRAGVSKGTLYLYFENKQELFKAVVRDNIVHSIGEAEDSLAASDSSSAELLRSMMMQWWEEFGATKLAGLTKLMLAEANNFPELAQFYNEEVVARGNALITTLLERGMRRGEFRQVDPVLVSAILSAPVTMLMMWTHSFLPCEVKNIDPVAYMDAFLDMSLRSLQVEAPGKS
- a CDS encoding rhodanese-like domain-containing protein codes for the protein MEHLSAPQLAAWLADTTRPRPFLLDVREQWEFELCHLDGATLMQMNSIPARIDDLDEDAEIVCICHHGARSMQVAAFLERNGFGKISNLTGGVHAWAVQVDSAMPKY
- the recQ gene encoding DNA helicase RecQ; translation: MNQDLNQRALDLLQTVFGYPAFRGQQADIVDHVSHGGDALVLMPTGGGKSLCYQIPALLRDGVGVVISPLIALMQDQVDALAEVGVRAAFLNSTQTYEEASRIERLVRTGQIDLVYVAPERLMTQRCLDLFQASKIALFAIDEAHCVAQWGHDFRPEYIKLSVLHEQFPDVPRIALTATADPQTRAEIALRLQLDDARQFVSSFDRPNIRYQIVEKANGRKQLLDFINTEHTGDCGIVYCLSRKKVEETAEFLNQSGIRALPYHAGMEYAKRSANQARFLREENIVMVATIAFGMGIDKPDVRFVAHLDLPKSIEGYYQETGRAGRDGMAANAWMAYGLQDVVLQRRMIDESEADDTFKRVLGVKLDAMLGLCETLSCRRMRLLEYFGEPASPCGNCDTCLVPPVSFDGTVPVQKLLSAIYRVDQRFAGGHVIDVLRGVESERIKTWHHDTLSVFGIGSDLGEAEWKSILRQAIALGLVSVDHEQYSSLKLTDASRPVLKGGQKVQLRQYQKPVKTSKRSTSVAKGYVETDLSTSEQAIFDKLRWWRVETARTHNVPAYVIFVDATLREIAKAKPTSLEQMRGVSGVGEKKLASYGDEIVAMILEMI
- a CDS encoding DeoR/GlpR family DNA-binding transcription regulator, encoding MSTTLLLKQRHALIQQQLQADGRVLALDLARQLDVSEDTIRRDLRDMAAAGLCQRVYGGALPLAPDGGSLTQRKQAAPERKERLAQAAVSLVRAGQVLFLDAGSTNLAIAGALPELALTVVTNAPAIAMLLMERPEIELIMAGGRVDRRAGASLGPQALRTVERMHPDLCFLGACGADAGAGVTAFNYDEAEFKRSIAGASKAVVVAVTSDKLGTAAPFGVLATGLLQHLVLEADADAAHAAAFERLGVQVLRARA
- a CDS encoding TolC family outer membrane protein; the protein is MRKPLIAVLMTSAFFSLNTQAADLIQVYQQALANDAQYASARAALSAGMERVPQGLSGLLPQISASGTNTRGNQEPIALINGNKITMPTVSVHTNTYNLTLAQPLFRWDRWETYQQSKLAQAIAEAQFAQVQQDLITRVAQAYFDVLSAQDNLGATQAQKVATTEQLASAKRNFEVGTQTITDTHEAQAAYDLVVAQEFAAINDLANKRSALQTIIGEAPTALAPMRTGVVISAPEPAAIEPWVSSAEEQNYGVVTAQFNVESAKRDIGRNRAGHYPTLDLIANTGHTYTTGGGGGANNNAIGVQWSIPIFSGFAVTSKVRESIALENKARNDLETARRTASQGARQAFLGVNSGLAQVKALEAAEVSSKSALESNQLGYQVGVRINIDVLNAQKQLFSTQKDLSKARYDTIMNGLRLKSAAGTLKETDLLPVNALLDK